The proteins below come from a single Acidovorax sp. NCPPB 4044 genomic window:
- a CDS encoding heavy metal sensor histidine kinase, which translates to MSRDLPRSLRQRLSWWLAAQSFAGLGGVCLVVYLVTAMNLSERQTDMLSQKENIVRHLLSTGEHSVRETSREHPLSDFLIGHENFRLVVRSSDGHLLFPLVEPSVQDMNVAARSFEVAAQSGSGPALRVTLSMDVADDQKHLQRLALTLAIAAVVGTLVVSLGGLSIVHFGLAPIRKLAKQVQALSADNLDQRLDSSGQPSELVPLVQQFNGLLGRLNQAYTQLEGFNADVAHELCTPLATLLASNELALRRPASFDLQEVLSSNLEELHRLTGIVNDMLFLSQADRGAVARRTHTPSLAAVVQHVVDYHDAALSEAELELRILGDAVGDFDEPLLRRALSNLIGNATRYAHRGTTVVVSIEQAAEGRVRISVSNVGQTVPEEVLERIFDRFFRASASRSHSEQNHGLGLAITAAIARMHAGHPIASSSEGVTRIGLEMCSTPPGRRAAEDPLRVAHIS; encoded by the coding sequence ATGAGTCGCGATCTGCCTCGTTCATTGCGCCAGCGCTTGTCTTGGTGGCTTGCGGCGCAAAGTTTCGCCGGCCTCGGAGGTGTCTGCCTGGTGGTGTACCTCGTGACTGCCATGAATCTGTCCGAGAGACAGACGGACATGCTGTCTCAGAAAGAGAACATTGTTCGCCATCTCCTGAGTACCGGTGAGCATTCCGTTCGAGAAACCTCGCGGGAACATCCGCTTAGTGACTTCTTGATTGGCCATGAGAACTTCCGCCTCGTCGTCCGATCAAGCGATGGGCATTTGCTGTTCCCCCTGGTCGAACCGAGTGTTCAGGACATGAACGTGGCCGCAAGGAGCTTCGAGGTAGCGGCGCAATCGGGTAGCGGCCCTGCGCTCCGGGTCACGCTGTCCATGGATGTAGCGGACGACCAGAAACACCTCCAGCGACTGGCGTTGACCCTGGCCATTGCCGCAGTAGTGGGGACACTGGTCGTCTCTCTGGGCGGCCTGTCAATTGTTCACTTTGGGCTGGCACCGATTCGCAAGCTTGCGAAGCAGGTTCAAGCGCTTTCTGCGGACAATCTGGACCAGCGATTGGACAGCTCGGGACAGCCCTCAGAACTGGTGCCTTTGGTGCAACAGTTCAACGGCTTGCTGGGTAGGCTCAATCAAGCCTACACCCAACTGGAAGGCTTCAATGCAGATGTTGCACATGAACTTTGCACTCCGCTGGCAACGCTGCTTGCCAGCAACGAGTTGGCGCTTCGCCGCCCAGCCAGCTTTGACCTCCAGGAAGTGCTGTCTTCAAATCTGGAAGAGCTTCACCGACTGACGGGCATCGTGAATGACATGCTTTTTCTCTCCCAGGCTGATCGCGGAGCAGTCGCACGCCGAACGCATACCCCGAGCTTGGCGGCCGTTGTTCAGCACGTGGTGGACTACCACGATGCTGCCTTGTCGGAGGCTGAATTGGAACTCCGTATTTTGGGAGATGCAGTTGGTGACTTTGATGAGCCTCTGCTTAGGCGAGCGCTGTCAAATCTGATTGGCAATGCCACTCGCTATGCCCACAGGGGTACCACAGTCGTCGTAAGTATCGAACAGGCGGCCGAAGGGCGCGTGCGCATCTCCGTCAGCAATGTTGGGCAGACAGTGCCTGAGGAAGTTCTGGAAAGAATCTTTGATCGGTTTTTTAGAGCTTCGGCCTCTCGATCACATAGCGAGCAGAATCACGGATTGGGCTTGGCAATCACTGCAGCAATTGCACGGATGCATGCTGGCCACCCAATCGCCAGCAGCAGCGAAGGCGTGACGAGAATCGGACTGGAAATGTGCAGCACGCCACCTGGGCGGCGTGCTGCTGAAGACCCTCTACGGGTAGCTCACATATCGTAG
- a CDS encoding heavy metal response regulator transcription factor, which produces MKILLIEDEVKLSAYLRKGLGEAGFNVDAVHNGVDGLHMALEGAHDLVILDAMLPGIDGFTVLTALRKSKQTPVLMLTARVSVEDRVLGLQTGADDYLVKPFAFSELNARIQVLLRRSHGAKDKSESNLLRVSDLELDLVRRKATRAGQRVDLTAKEFLLLTLFLRRKGEVLSRTEIAEQVWDMNFDSDTNAVEVAIRRLRSKMDSPFEKPLLHTIRGMGYVLEERGR; this is translated from the coding sequence ATGAAAATTCTGCTCATTGAGGATGAGGTCAAACTGTCGGCGTATCTGCGCAAAGGTCTCGGGGAAGCGGGTTTCAACGTCGATGCGGTTCATAACGGCGTCGATGGCTTGCACATGGCTCTTGAAGGAGCACACGACCTCGTGATTCTTGACGCCATGCTTCCCGGTATTGATGGTTTTACGGTGTTGACGGCGCTGCGAAAGTCCAAGCAGACGCCTGTGTTGATGCTGACCGCGAGGGTTAGCGTAGAAGACCGCGTTCTAGGACTACAGACAGGAGCGGATGACTACCTGGTCAAGCCCTTCGCATTTTCAGAACTCAATGCTCGCATTCAAGTGCTGCTGCGGCGTTCGCACGGGGCCAAGGACAAAAGTGAGTCGAACTTGCTCCGCGTTTCCGATCTTGAATTGGATCTTGTGCGTCGCAAGGCGACTCGGGCGGGGCAGAGGGTCGATCTCACGGCTAAGGAATTTCTGTTGCTGACGCTCTTCTTGCGAAGGAAGGGTGAGGTGCTTTCTCGCACAGAAATCGCCGAGCAGGTCTGGGACATGAACTTCGACAGCGACACCAATGCCGTGGAGGTGGCGATCCGCCGCTTGCGCAGCAAGATGGACTCCCCGTTTGAAAAGCCGCTGCTTCACACGATACGAGGCATGGGCTACGTGTTGGAGGAGCGGGGCCGATGA
- a CDS encoding Cd(II)/Pb(II)-responsive transcriptional regulator, translating to MQIKNLANAAGVDAETIRFYEKEGLLPKPARLPNGYRDYADAHLERLAFVRHCRALDIPLADVKSLLSALDAPQDACGDVNELIDGQLSRLRARLKSMKALEKQLLQLRSACAGEHPHQSCGILKELVSAAHGEACLCHAEKPSSTLQALRT from the coding sequence ATGCAGATCAAGAATCTGGCCAATGCCGCGGGCGTTGATGCCGAAACCATCCGCTTCTACGAAAAAGAAGGCTTGCTTCCCAAGCCCGCTCGGCTACCCAACGGCTACCGCGACTATGCCGATGCCCATCTCGAACGCCTTGCATTTGTGCGGCACTGCAGGGCGCTGGATATCCCTTTGGCCGATGTAAAAAGTCTCCTCAGTGCACTTGACGCGCCGCAGGACGCCTGCGGGGACGTCAACGAATTGATCGACGGCCAGCTCAGCCGCCTGCGTGCGCGCCTCAAAAGCATGAAGGCCCTCGAAAAACAACTCCTGCAATTGCGTTCCGCCTGCGCAGGCGAGCATCCCCATCAAAGCTGCGGGATCTTGAAGGAGCTTGTCTCCGCTGCCCACGGCGAGGCGTGCCTGTGCCATGCGGAGAAGCCTTCCTCCACCTTGCAAGCGCTGCGGACATGA
- a CDS encoding DUF4148 domain-containing protein yields MAIRTLLTTIALAALAGPTLASGVIHSANTEMGYTTHPDHAAQGKSRDQIVADMEQSKKDGLWQYHRFGAPVPVKGTALTREEVLADLERAQKHPSWALRRVGAPVANVPAP; encoded by the coding sequence ATGGCGATTCGCACACTCTTGACAACCATTGCACTCGCAGCACTTGCCGGCCCGACGTTGGCCAGCGGTGTAATCCATTCAGCGAATACCGAGATGGGTTACACGACGCATCCGGATCACGCGGCTCAAGGGAAGTCACGTGATCAGATCGTCGCAGACATGGAGCAATCCAAGAAGGATGGCCTGTGGCAGTACCACCGCTTTGGCGCTCCGGTTCCAGTCAAAGGTACGGCGTTGACCCGGGAAGAGGTCTTGGCGGACCTTGAACGTGCTCAAAAGCATCCAAGTTGGGCCCTGCGCCGTGTTGGAGCACCAGTTGCAAACGTACCTGCACCCTGA